The Benincasa hispida cultivar B227 chromosome 9, ASM972705v1, whole genome shotgun sequence genome has a segment encoding these proteins:
- the LOC120085768 gene encoding uncharacterized protein LOC120085768, with amino-acid sequence MIMGRFSRNEISIILLVFMSGLLQIHGADTLTCYRSNSPCRFKQMRCPAECPSKSPSNHTDKVCYVNCESPVCKAECKSSKPNCNGPGSACLDPRFIGADGIVFYFHGKSNEHFSLVSDLDLQINARFIGRRPAGRSRDFTWIQALGFLFNSHSFSLEAKRAATWDNKVDRLKFTYDGKEVVIPDGRLSQWRSSESNIIVQRTSTSNSVLVILPEIAEISVNVVPITKEDDRIHNYQIPKDDCFAHLEVQFRFHGLSSKVEGVLGRTYQRDFINPAKPGVAMPIVGGDKEYRTSSLLSADCSACLFSPARISNKVDPKIMQYSFIDCSGGSTSGNGIVCRK; translated from the exons ATGATCATGGGGAGATTTAGCAGAAATGAAATCTCTATCATTCTTCTGGTGTTCATGTCTGGTTTGTTGCAGATCCATGGTGCTGATACATTAACTTGTTACAGGAGCAACAGCCCGTGTCGTTTCAAGCAGATGCGTTGCCCAGCAGAATGCCCATCAAAATCACCATCAAACCATACCGACAAAGTTTGTTACGTCAACTGCGAATCGCCTGTATGCAAAGCAGAGTGCAAAA GTTCAAAACCAAACTGTAACGGTCCCGGCTCAGCATGCTTGGACCCCAGGTTCATTGGAGCTGATGGTATTGTGTTCTACTTCCATGGAAAAAGCAACGAACACTTCAGCTTGGTATCTGATCTCGATCTGCAAATCAATGCACGGTTCATTGGACGAAGGCCTGCAGGCAGATCCAGGGACTTCACATGGATTCAAGCTCTAGGTTTCCTCTTCAATTCTCACTCCTTCTCACTTGAGGCCAAACGAGCAGCAACTTGGGACAACAAAGTTGATCGCTTGAAATTCACTTACGACGGAAAAGAAGTTGTTATACCAGATGGTCGTCTCTCGCAATGGAGGTCCTCAGAAAGCAATATTATAGTTCAAAGAACATCAACCAGCAACAGTGTCTTGGTAATTCTCCCTGAGATAGCAGAGATATCAGTTAACGTTGTACCGATCACTAAAGAAGATGATAGAATTCATAACTATCAGATACCAAAAGATGACTGTTTTGCTCACTTGGAAGTCCAGTTCAGATTCCATGGCCTCTCATCGAAGGTTGAAGGAGTGCTTGGAAGGACTTATCAACGTGACTTTATTAATCCTGCAAAGCCAGGAGTTGCAATGCCTATTGTAGGAGGTGACAAGGAGTACAGGACCTCATCGCTCCTCTCGGCCGATTGCAGTGCTTGTTTGTTTTCCCCTGCCAGAATCTCAAACAAAGTAGATCCAAAGATAATGCAATATAGCTTCATAGACTGCTCTGGAGGAAGCACAAGTGGAAACGGAATAGTTTGCAGAAAATAA
- the LOC120085767 gene encoding receptor-like protein kinase THESEUS 1 → MVKMKFVSMSMVLSVVLFMCIGSYASFTPIDNYLISCGSTQNITFQGRTFVPDSGHSLLSNDGESSVVVSPKGTTAPSPIYQSARVFTSVASYKFEIRKEGRHWVRLYFYPIPKSERNLASASITVVTEKFVLLNNFTFKNYNGSFMFKEYAINVTSDSLTLTFIPSNGSVSFVNAIEVVSMPNELIPDQALALNPSAPFSGISELAFETVYRLNMGGPLLTSQNDTLGRTWENDMKYLHVNSSAVNVSANPAGIKYHAGVTQETAPNWVYATADAMGDPNVPNVNFNLTWVFSVEPNFQYFVRVHFCDIMSKVLNNLVFNLYINSDNALGSFDLSSLTGDLGVPYYKDFISNSADSTTLTVSVGPDTMADITNATMNGLEIMKISNQAGSLDGTSSVESLFPDAPSKKNNIAIIVGSVLGSVVGLALLVLCYCCFVGRKSKTTQPAHPWLPLPLYGNSQTITKVSTTSQKSGTASFISLASSSLGRFFTFQEILDATNKFDENLLLGVGGFGRVYKGTLEDGMKVAVKRGNPRSEQGLAEFRTEIEMLSKLRHRHLVSLIGYCDERSEMILVYEYMANGPLRSHLYGTDLPPLSWKQRLDICIGAARGLHYLHTGAAQSIIHRDVKTTNILLDENFVAKVADFGLSKTGPSLDQTHVSTAVKGSFGYLDPEYFRRQQLTEKSDVYSFGVVLMEVLCTRPALNPVLPREQVNIAEWAMTWQKKGMLDHIMDPNLVGKVNPASLKKFGETAEKCLAEYGVDRPSMGDVLWNLEYALQLEETSSALMEPEDNSTNHIPTIQLTPLEPFDNSVSMIDGGNSGTDDDAEDAATSAVFSQLVNPRGR, encoded by the coding sequence ATGGTGAAAATGAAGTTTGTTTCCATGTCTATGGTTCTGTCTGTGGTCTTGTTCATGTGTATTGGATCTTACGCCTCTTTCACTCCcattgataactatttgatatcGTGCGGTTCTACACAAAACATCACCTTCCAAGGTAGAACTTTTGTTCCTGATTCTGGACATTCATTGCTCTCCAATGATGGTGAAAGCTCTGTTGTTGTTAGTCCAAAAGGTACAACTGCTCCATCTCCAATCTATCAATCTGCTCGGGTTTTCACGAGTGTTGCTTCATATAAATTCGAAATCAGGAAAGAAGGTCGGCATTGGGTTCGGTTGTATTTTTATCCTATTCCAAAGTCGGAGCGGAATCTTGCATCTGCATCAATTACTGTTGTTACTGAGAAGTTTGTGCTGTTGAACAACTTCACTTTCAAGAACTACAATGGTTCTTTTATGTTCAAGGAGTATGCAATCAATGTCACTTCAGATTCCTTGACCCTGACTTTCATTCCGTCCAATGGTTCTGTTTCATTTGTTAATGCGATTGAAGTTGTCTCGATGCCTAATGAGCTGATACCTGACCAAGCCTTGGCTTTGAATCCATCTGCTCCTTTTAGCGGCATCTCGGAACTTGCTTTTGAAACTGTTTACCGGCTGAATATGGGGGGTCCTTTACTCACTTCACAAAATGATACACTTGGAAGGACTTGGGAGAATGACATGAAATACCTACATGTCAACAGTTCTGCAGTGAATGTCTCTGCCAACCCGGCGGGCATAAAATATCATGCTGGTGTGACACAAGAAACTGCACCAAATTGGGTTTATGCAACTGCCGATGCCATGGGAGACCCAAATGTACCGAATGTGAACTTCAACTTGACTTGGGTTTTCTCTGTTGAgccaaattttcaatattttgtcAGGGTACACTTTTGTGATATAATGAGCAAGGTTCTCAATAATCTGGTTTTCAATCTTTACATAAATTCTGATAATGCTCTGGGAAGCTTCGATCTATCATCGTTAACCGGTGACTTGGGTGTGCCTTATTATAAAGACTTCATTTCCAACTCAGCAGATTCAACTACTTTGACTGTTAGTGTTGGTCCAGATACAATGGCAGACATCACCAATGCAACCATGAATGGGTTGGAGATTATGAAGATAAGCAACCAAGCTGGGAGCTTGGATGGAACTTCTTCTGTTGAAAGTCTTTTCCCAGATGCGCCTTCAAAGAAGAACAATATCGCAATCATTGTTGGTTCTGTCTTGGGATCTGTAGTAGGCCTTGCTTTGCTCGTATTGTGTTATTGCTGTTTTGTAGGACGCAAGTCAAAGACTACTCAACCAGCACACCCTTGGCTGCCTTTGCCTTTATATGGAAACTCTCAAACCATCACAAAAGTGTCAACAACTTCTCAAAAGAGTGGAACTGCAAGCTTCATTTCTTTGGCTTCCTCCAGTCTCGGCAGATTCTTCACAtttcaggaaattcttgatgcTACCaacaaatttgatgaaaatctGCTCCTTGGAGTTGGTGGTTTTGGTAGGGTTTATAAGGGAACACTTGAAGATGGTATGAAAGTTGCTGTTAAAAGAGGTAACCCCAGATCAGAACAAGGTCTTGCCGAATTTCGAACTGAAATAGAAATGTTATCAAAGCTACGACATCGTCACCTTGTGTCTCTTATTGGCTACTGTGATGAAAGATCAGAAATGATTCTTGTCTATGAGTATATGGCAAATGGACCCCTCCGGAGTCACTTGTATGGAACAGATCTACCACCGTTGTCATGGAAGCAACGACTTGATATTTGCATTGGTGCTGCGAGGGGGCTTCACTATCTTCACACTGGTGCAGCTCAAAGCATAATACACCGAGATGTTAAAACCACAAACATTCTCTTGGATGAGAATTTCGTTGCCAAAGTTGCAGACTTTGGTCTCTCAAAAACCGGGCCATCTCTGGATCAGACTCATGTAAGCACTGCTGTCAAGGGTAGTTTTGGTTACCTTGATCCTGAATACTTCAGGCGACAACAGCTCACCGAGAAGTCAGATGTTTATTCATTCGGGGTCGTTCTAATGGAAGTTCTTTGCACGAGGCCAGCACTAAACCCTGTTCTGCCCCGAGAACAAGTCAATATAGCAGAATGGGCAATGACCTGGCAGAAGAAGGGCATGCTAGATCATATCATGGACCCAAATCTGGTAGGTAAAGTTAATCCGGCTTCGCTTAAGAAGTTTGGTGAAACAGCTGAGAAGTGTCTAGCCGAGTATGGGGTTGACAGGCCATCTATGGGAGATGTCCTGTGGAACTTGGAATATGCTCTTCAGCTCGAGGAAACTTCATCTGCTCTAATGGAACCTGAAGACAACAGCACAAATCACATCCCTACCATCCAACTGACCCCACTTGAGCCATTTGATAATAGTGTAAGCATGATTGATGGAGGGAACTCTGGCACCGACGATGATGCAGAAGATGCTGCAACAAGTGCAGTATTTTCGCAGCTCGTAAATCCTCGTGGTAGATGA